A genomic window from Brevibacillus agri includes:
- a CDS encoding DMT family transporter, producing MSHSQWKQSLLGAICLTLAAAIWGGVYVVSKVVLDVIPPFTLLILRFGIALIVLGAFALARRETVLKKDYPLLMTIAFVGVTISIAAQFLGTKLSTAHMGALITSASPAFIAIFAVWLLKEKIHFKQATGILLATVGVIIVIGVPDQADAQSSLTGNLILLVAAVSWGLYTVLSKKATQRYSSLLVTTYVALFGLVFTSPVMVWELSVTPVSWQFGWEIWAGVLYIGLISTAGAFYLWNKGFELMQAGSGAGFFFVQPIVGAFLGWLLLHEHLGVSFFVGAAFIFLGVALSNLHKRESSESN from the coding sequence ATGTCGCATTCACAATGGAAGCAATCGTTACTCGGCGCCATTTGCCTGACTCTCGCTGCCGCAATTTGGGGTGGCGTCTACGTCGTGAGCAAAGTCGTGCTGGACGTCATTCCGCCGTTTACGCTTTTGATCTTGCGCTTCGGCATCGCGCTGATCGTTTTGGGGGCTTTCGCTCTCGCTCGCAGAGAAACCGTCCTGAAAAAAGATTATCCGCTGCTGATGACCATTGCCTTTGTCGGGGTCACCATCTCAATCGCGGCGCAATTTCTCGGCACGAAGCTCTCGACCGCGCATATGGGCGCGCTGATTACTTCCGCTTCCCCTGCTTTTATCGCCATTTTCGCAGTTTGGCTGCTCAAAGAGAAAATCCACTTCAAGCAGGCAACAGGCATTTTGCTTGCAACCGTGGGCGTCATCATCGTCATCGGCGTGCCGGACCAGGCGGACGCCCAGTCGTCTCTGACAGGCAACCTGATTCTGCTCGTGGCAGCGGTAAGCTGGGGGCTTTACACCGTCCTCAGCAAAAAAGCGACGCAGCGTTATTCCTCTCTGCTCGTCACAACGTACGTGGCCTTATTTGGTCTCGTCTTCACCAGCCCTGTCATGGTCTGGGAACTGTCTGTCACGCCTGTCTCCTGGCAGTTTGGCTGGGAGATTTGGGCCGGTGTGCTGTACATCGGACTCATCTCGACAGCCGGGGCGTTTTACCTGTGGAACAAAGGCTTCGAACTGATGCAGGCGGGCAGTGGGGCAGGTTTCTTCTTCGTCCAGCCGATCGTCGGCGCATTTCTGGGCTGGCTTCTGCTGCACGAGCACCTGGGCGTCAGCTTTTTCGTCGGAGCGGCCTTTATTTTTCTCGGCGTAGCCCTGTCGAATCTGCACAAGCGCGAATCGTCGGAAAGCAATTGA
- a CDS encoding ABC transporter ATP-binding protein — protein sequence MAVIETLQLSKRFGDRTVVDQVSLSVRGGEIFGFLGRNGAGKSTFINMLTGIIRPSSGRIRMFGHDVQTEDWKRRIGVLPDYSTFYDSLSAADHLRYFARVKKVGLTHEDCMRILDAVELGEHAARKAKTFSFGMKKKLGIAQAMVGDPEILFLDEPTSGVDVESALHIQELLLRLHQQGKTIFMTSHNLHEVEKICTRIAIMKSGKIASEGSLTELQAAQQAWRQVQVRHSAFSAEEQAALRAFVESLGRNIRWGEGRFQLQVDEEQKVAALVRALVQARVDIYGVNVDVPSLEKIFMQEDGDV from the coding sequence ATGGCCGTCATTGAAACGCTGCAATTGAGCAAACGCTTCGGGGATCGCACCGTTGTCGATCAGGTGAGCTTATCCGTGCGAGGCGGAGAAATTTTCGGGTTTCTGGGGAGAAACGGGGCGGGGAAGTCTACGTTTATCAACATGCTGACGGGCATCATCCGCCCGAGCTCGGGCCGTATCCGGATGTTCGGCCACGATGTCCAGACGGAAGACTGGAAGCGACGCATTGGCGTGTTGCCCGATTATTCCACCTTTTACGACTCTCTGTCTGCTGCGGATCACCTGCGCTATTTCGCCCGCGTCAAAAAAGTTGGACTGACGCATGAGGACTGCATGCGCATCCTCGACGCCGTAGAGCTTGGCGAACACGCTGCGCGCAAAGCCAAAACGTTTTCCTTCGGGATGAAAAAGAAGCTGGGCATTGCCCAGGCAATGGTCGGCGACCCGGAGATTTTGTTCCTCGACGAGCCGACCTCCGGCGTTGACGTCGAGTCAGCCCTGCACATTCAGGAGCTGCTGTTGCGCTTGCATCAGCAAGGCAAAACGATTTTCATGACCTCGCACAACTTGCACGAGGTAGAGAAAATTTGCACCCGCATCGCGATTATGAAAAGCGGCAAGATCGCTTCAGAAGGCAGCCTCACCGAACTGCAGGCCGCCCAGCAAGCCTGGCGGCAGGTCCAAGTGCGCCACTCCGCCTTTTCCGCAGAAGAACAAGCCGCGCTGCGCGCCTTTGTCGAGTCGCTGGGCCGCAACATCCGTTGGGGAGAAGGCCGCTTCCAGCTTCAGGTAGATGAGGAGCAAAAGGTGGCCGCATTGGTGCGCGCCCTCGTGCAAGCGCGTGTGGACATTTACGGCGTGAACGTCGATGTGCCCTCTCTGGAAAAAATATTTATGCAGGAGGATGGGGATGTCTAG
- a CDS encoding DinB family protein: protein MFEQELLPSLQTARSRYMDALANLQADELPLKLAPGSNSIGFLIRHIAEVEYRFCLMFFQRPLPSDVSLSTIGPVKDEGNFTDLAALLAICEASYRHLVDSLATLPPEAWDVPCEAPIGILTPRQALGRLIYHMGYHGGQIGLIRKYGGTK, encoded by the coding sequence ATGTTTGAGCAGGAACTGCTGCCTTCGCTGCAAACGGCCCGCTCCCGTTACATGGACGCGCTGGCCAATCTGCAGGCTGACGAGCTTCCCTTAAAGCTCGCCCCGGGCTCTAATTCCATCGGCTTTTTGATTCGCCATATCGCCGAAGTCGAGTATCGGTTCTGTCTGATGTTTTTTCAGCGTCCACTCCCTTCCGACGTCTCGTTGAGCACCATCGGCCCGGTCAAAGACGAAGGGAACTTCACCGATCTGGCGGCGCTTCTCGCCATCTGTGAAGCCTCGTACCGCCATCTGGTCGACTCTCTCGCTACGCTGCCGCCCGAAGCATGGGATGTTCCGTGCGAAGCTCCAATCGGCATCCTGACTCCCCGTCAGGCACTCGGACGCCTGATCTACCACATGGGCTATCACGGCGGACAGATCGGGCTGATTCGCAAATACGGAGGGACCAAATGA
- a CDS encoding acyl-CoA thioesterase, whose amino-acid sequence MAHRFAFTVQSTDIDVIGHVNNAKYLEYMEWARFDWIWQLGFTLDELKRRAVMPVVVNININYRKELHMREEVYALTTALRVGEKSFVIRHELYNSEDVLAADADVTMVMIDANTRRSVALPDELKAALEKELAAT is encoded by the coding sequence ATGGCCCATCGCTTTGCGTTTACCGTGCAATCTACGGATATTGATGTCATCGGTCATGTGAACAATGCCAAATATTTGGAGTACATGGAGTGGGCGAGGTTTGACTGGATCTGGCAACTGGGATTTACGCTCGATGAATTGAAGCGGCGGGCCGTAATGCCTGTGGTTGTCAATATCAATATCAACTATCGAAAAGAGCTGCATATGCGCGAAGAGGTGTACGCGCTTACGACTGCGCTGCGGGTTGGAGAAAAAAGCTTCGTGATTCGCCATGAGCTGTACAACAGCGAGGACGTGCTGGCCGCAGACGCCGATGTCACAATGGTCATGATCGATGCGAACACGAGACGGTCGGTCGCGCTGCCGGATGAATTGAAAGCCGCGTTGGAAAAAGAGCTGGCAGCCACATAA
- a CDS encoding HAD family hydrolase, producing the protein MSRFSTILFDLDDTLFDFSACWEKGMQQTIATHALTTDLDGAELLAALRRHGDDLWVDVIAKKYDFTQYRQLRLQRAMADLNRTIAVEEADDFQRTYQAACLEAVQPDPAVQAVIAKLAEEHKLGIVTNGPVDMAFIKLERLGLSAYFPQERVVISELLGYHKPDPRIYAAAQERFGVASSEVLFVGDTWEADVAGAIDAGFSAVWLNPRGKKATSAHQPLAVIERLEQLPAYL; encoded by the coding sequence TTGTCTCGATTCAGCACGATATTGTTTGATCTCGACGATACGCTGTTTGATTTTTCTGCTTGCTGGGAAAAAGGGATGCAGCAGACGATTGCCACACATGCACTCACGACTGACCTGGACGGCGCGGAGCTGCTTGCGGCGTTGCGCCGCCACGGAGACGATCTGTGGGTGGATGTTATAGCGAAAAAGTACGATTTTACGCAGTATCGCCAGTTGCGCCTGCAGAGGGCCATGGCCGACTTAAACCGCACGATCGCAGTAGAAGAGGCTGACGATTTCCAGCGGACTTACCAGGCGGCTTGCCTCGAGGCCGTCCAGCCTGATCCGGCTGTGCAGGCTGTCATCGCGAAGCTGGCAGAGGAGCATAAGCTTGGCATCGTCACCAATGGTCCGGTAGACATGGCGTTTATCAAGCTGGAGCGTTTGGGGCTGTCTGCTTACTTCCCGCAAGAGCGGGTGGTGATTTCCGAGCTGCTCGGCTACCATAAGCCGGACCCGCGGATTTATGCGGCGGCGCAAGAGCGATTCGGCGTGGCGAGCAGCGAGGTGCTGTTTGTTGGCGATACATGGGAAGCGGATGTGGCAGGAGCTATTGATGCGGGGTTTTCCGCTGTCTGGCTGAATCCACGTGGGAAAAAGGCCACTTCTGCTCATCAGCCGCTGGCCGTTATCGAACGGCTGGAGCAGTTGCCAGCGTATTTGTAG
- a CDS encoding S66 family peptidase gives MKKGSTIGVTAPSSGVPGELHELLKLACRRMEERGYQTVCKDTAWTQQKAKSAEAKVRAAEFNALLRDDSIDLIIPPWGGELLIEILEYLDFEALPAKWVLGYSDVSLLLFVITLKTGLATAHGANLIDLRGTSMDETTAKWEAVLSTGAGEQVVQEASALYQAQWQHDKPTPVVFHLTEPTRWKSTEAAPLKLTGRLLGGCIDVIRHVVGTPYGDVRRFQRERIQNEPIVWYLENCELSTADLRRSLVQMKLAGWFEHCAGIMFGRSAANQPVDGYTAEDVYQELAAELRVPILYDIDCGHVPPQMTFVNGARAEIDMTGERPRVTQTFCP, from the coding sequence TTGAAAAAAGGAAGTACGATCGGGGTTACTGCTCCGTCCTCAGGGGTGCCGGGCGAATTGCATGAGCTGCTCAAGCTCGCCTGCAGGCGGATGGAGGAGCGCGGCTACCAGACCGTGTGCAAGGACACAGCCTGGACGCAGCAAAAAGCCAAGTCTGCGGAGGCAAAAGTCCGTGCGGCCGAGTTTAACGCATTGCTCCGCGACGACAGCATTGATCTGATTATCCCGCCGTGGGGCGGCGAGCTGCTGATTGAAATTCTTGAGTACCTTGATTTCGAAGCCTTGCCTGCCAAATGGGTGCTCGGCTACTCCGATGTCAGCCTGCTGCTTTTTGTCATTACACTGAAAACGGGCCTGGCAACCGCGCACGGAGCCAATCTGATCGATTTGCGCGGAACGTCCATGGATGAGACGACAGCCAAGTGGGAGGCGGTGCTTTCGACTGGGGCAGGCGAGCAGGTTGTGCAGGAGGCATCGGCTCTCTACCAGGCGCAATGGCAGCATGACAAGCCCACTCCGGTTGTTTTTCACCTCACAGAGCCGACCCGCTGGAAATCGACTGAAGCCGCACCGCTAAAACTGACAGGACGGCTGCTTGGCGGCTGCATTGACGTCATCCGCCACGTCGTCGGGACGCCTTACGGAGATGTCCGGCGGTTTCAACGAGAGCGGATTCAGAACGAACCGATCGTCTGGTACCTGGAAAATTGCGAGCTGTCGACTGCCGATTTGCGCAGGTCGCTTGTACAGATGAAGTTGGCAGGCTGGTTCGAGCATTGCGCCGGGATCATGTTTGGGCGCAGCGCAGCGAATCAACCCGTAGACGGCTATACAGCAGAAGATGTATATCAGGAGCTGGCCGCAGAGCTGCGGGTACCGATCCTGTACGACATCGACTGTGGGCATGTGCCTCCGCAGATGACGTTTGTAAACGGAGCGCGCGCCGAGATCGACATGACCGGGGAAAGGCCGCGGGTGACGCAGACTTTTTGTCCGTAG
- a CDS encoding sensor histidine kinase, with amino-acid sequence MLGTSKSIFRRLLFSFLATVLVGLGISGILLSFFAREYIYNSKEEELLRMAKKVNVAIHNSNKVNKALLDKLAMLDESFDTRIWLFNKEGKIVATSMKDEVFTGKSVAVSIADNVLKGKNAISELKIEGLEDPMLSVSVPWGEGENVYGGIILHAPIEGIEKTFGQMRESILWATLFGVVLSTAMVSYLSWSISRPLRTIERTAAEIGRGNYAERVQVDTHDEIADLAQTINTMAEKLEKVEQERHHLEQVRNDFLANVSHELRTPLTAIQGFLEALQDGLVEDEEARQKYYAVMYSETMQVNRLVDDLMDLMKLENNEVNLAKFPVDVAEVMNRVAFSFRQEAEEKGLQLTVEVEEELPRIYADKDRVAQILKNLVKNALKFTAAGEIRMTAKLQDPWVCIQVQDTGMGIGADDLNRIWERFFKVDRGRSKNNKGTGLGLAIVKELVELHDGKCSVESVPGQGSTFTILLPKMTAPPAKQSS; translated from the coding sequence ATGCTCGGTACTTCCAAAAGCATTTTCCGCCGCCTGCTGTTCAGCTTTTTGGCGACTGTTCTGGTCGGTCTGGGCATTTCCGGCATTTTGCTGTCGTTTTTCGCACGGGAGTATATTTACAACTCCAAGGAAGAAGAGCTGTTGCGGATGGCGAAGAAGGTCAACGTCGCGATTCACAACAGCAATAAAGTGAACAAGGCGCTCCTGGACAAGCTGGCGATGCTCGATGAGTCGTTCGACACGCGAATCTGGCTGTTCAATAAAGAAGGAAAAATTGTCGCGACCTCCATGAAGGACGAGGTGTTCACCGGAAAGTCGGTGGCAGTTTCGATTGCCGACAACGTGCTAAAAGGCAAAAATGCGATTTCCGAGCTGAAAATCGAAGGGCTGGAAGACCCGATGCTCTCGGTTTCCGTTCCATGGGGCGAGGGCGAAAATGTGTACGGAGGAATCATCCTGCACGCTCCCATCGAAGGGATCGAAAAAACATTCGGACAAATGCGCGAGTCGATTTTGTGGGCGACGCTGTTTGGCGTTGTGCTGTCTACCGCGATGGTTTCTTACCTGTCCTGGTCGATCTCGCGGCCGCTGCGCACGATCGAGCGGACGGCGGCGGAGATCGGCAGGGGCAACTACGCGGAGCGTGTCCAGGTAGACACGCACGATGAAATTGCCGATTTGGCGCAGACGATCAACACGATGGCAGAAAAGCTGGAAAAGGTGGAGCAGGAACGGCACCATCTGGAGCAGGTGCGCAACGATTTTCTCGCCAATGTGTCCCACGAGCTGCGCACGCCGCTCACAGCGATACAAGGCTTTTTGGAGGCGCTGCAGGACGGGCTGGTAGAGGACGAAGAGGCCCGGCAAAAATATTACGCCGTCATGTATTCGGAGACGATGCAGGTCAATCGGCTGGTCGATGACCTGATGGATTTGATGAAGCTGGAAAACAACGAGGTCAATCTCGCGAAGTTCCCTGTCGATGTCGCAGAGGTGATGAATCGGGTCGCTTTTTCCTTCCGCCAGGAGGCCGAGGAAAAAGGGCTTCAGCTCACAGTCGAGGTCGAGGAGGAACTGCCGCGCATTTATGCGGACAAGGATCGGGTGGCGCAAATTTTGAAAAACCTGGTGAAAAATGCGCTCAAGTTCACGGCAGCAGGCGAAATCCGGATGACGGCCAAACTGCAGGACCCATGGGTGTGCATCCAGGTGCAGGATACGGGCATGGGCATTGGCGCAGACGATCTGAACCGGATTTGGGAGCGGTTTTTCAAGGTGGATCGCGGCCGCTCGAAAAACAACAAAGGCACAGGTCTTGGCCTTGCCATCGTCAAAGAGTTGGTCGAGCTGCACGATGGCAAGTGCAGCGTGGAAAGCGTGCCGGGACAAGGAAGCACATTTACCATCCTGCTGCCGAAAATGACGGCGCCGCCCGCGAAACAATCGTCATGA
- a CDS encoding response regulator transcription factor, which produces MTQMKVLVADDDPNVREIIRLYFEKQQIELVVAKDGREALALVETEQPDVLILDVMMPQMDGFEACREIRKKWDTPIIMLTAKDEEFDRVLGLELGADDYVTKPFSPRELVARIRAIMRRLQPKPKVEEDAPRIFSFDQLTIDLDKREVIVAGEKVSFRPKEFDLLVQLVKSPGSVWSREQLLEQVWGFDYFGDVRTIDVHIKKIRQRLDKLPYECIHTVWGIGYKFGVES; this is translated from the coding sequence ATGACCCAGATGAAGGTCCTCGTTGCTGATGACGATCCAAATGTACGCGAAATTATTCGCCTTTATTTTGAAAAACAACAGATTGAGCTTGTCGTCGCCAAGGATGGGCGGGAAGCTCTTGCTCTTGTAGAGACCGAACAGCCGGATGTGCTGATTCTCGATGTAATGATGCCGCAAATGGACGGCTTTGAGGCTTGTCGGGAAATTCGCAAAAAATGGGATACACCGATTATTATGCTAACCGCAAAAGATGAGGAATTTGACCGCGTGCTCGGCCTGGAGCTGGGAGCGGATGACTATGTAACCAAGCCGTTCAGCCCGCGCGAGCTGGTAGCGCGAATCAGGGCGATCATGCGCCGCCTGCAGCCGAAGCCAAAGGTGGAGGAAGACGCGCCGCGCATTTTCAGCTTCGATCAGCTCACGATCGATCTCGACAAGCGCGAGGTGATCGTCGCGGGAGAAAAGGTCAGCTTTCGCCCGAAGGAATTTGATTTGCTCGTGCAACTGGTGAAATCGCCGGGCAGCGTCTGGTCGCGCGAGCAGTTGCTGGAGCAGGTATGGGGATTCGACTACTTCGGAGATGTCCGGACGATTGATGTTCATATCAAAAAGATCAGACAACGCCTGGATAAGCTTCCTTACGAGTGCATCCACACGGTATGGGGGATCGGCTACAAGTTTGGGGTGGAATCCTGA
- the brnQ gene encoding branched-chain amino acid transport system II carrier protein — translation MRELSTREIITVGLMLFALFFGAGNMIFPPALGQAAGENVWIAMLGFIVTGVGLPLLGVIAVGLGGGNLQTLAGRVHPVFATVFTFIVYLSIGPFMAIPRTGTVTYEMGVLPFLSETMKDSSLPLFVTTIVYFALTFWLALNPSKLVDRIGKVLTPALLVIIGVMFFTSLAQPIGEVGPPTGDYQHAAFFKGFVEGYLTLDALAAMVFGIVVTAAVREKGITDPRKLTWSTIKAAVIAAIGLGLVYLALGYMGATSHSLGQSANGGQILTGAVLHLFGPLGTLLLGGAVTLACLTTSVGLVTACSRFFSERIPGASYKMMAVILSVFSAAVANVGLTQLIAISVPVLMAIYPLAIVLMLVSFFHQWFKGYSAVYRGAIIATAVISLLDGLATAGIKIAALAPILDHLPLHKEGIGWLLPAIAGALLGFLWGSLRPERKAKQEVLEQKLGKV, via the coding sequence ATGAGAGAGCTTTCAACGAGAGAAATCATTACTGTCGGTCTTATGCTTTTTGCCCTGTTCTTCGGAGCAGGAAACATGATTTTCCCGCCAGCGCTGGGACAGGCAGCGGGTGAAAATGTGTGGATCGCGATGCTCGGTTTTATCGTCACGGGCGTAGGCTTGCCGCTTCTTGGCGTCATCGCCGTCGGGTTGGGCGGCGGCAATTTGCAAACGTTGGCGGGGAGAGTGCATCCCGTTTTTGCCACGGTGTTTACGTTTATCGTGTACTTGTCGATCGGGCCGTTCATGGCGATTCCGCGCACGGGTACCGTTACGTATGAAATGGGTGTCCTGCCGTTTTTGTCTGAGACGATGAAGGACAGCTCGCTTCCTCTGTTCGTTACAACGATTGTTTACTTTGCCCTCACTTTCTGGCTGGCGCTCAATCCGAGCAAACTGGTCGACCGGATCGGCAAAGTATTGACTCCTGCCCTGCTTGTCATTATCGGCGTCATGTTTTTCACATCCCTGGCTCAGCCGATTGGCGAGGTTGGACCGCCGACAGGCGACTACCAGCACGCAGCGTTTTTCAAAGGGTTTGTCGAAGGCTACCTGACCTTGGATGCGCTCGCCGCGATGGTGTTCGGGATCGTCGTGACTGCCGCCGTGCGGGAAAAAGGCATTACCGATCCGAGAAAGCTGACCTGGTCGACGATCAAGGCAGCGGTGATTGCGGCAATCGGCCTGGGGCTTGTCTATTTGGCGCTCGGCTATATGGGAGCAACGAGCCACTCGCTGGGACAGTCCGCTAACGGCGGACAAATTTTGACTGGCGCAGTCCTGCATCTGTTTGGTCCGCTCGGCACGCTGCTGCTTGGCGGGGCGGTCACGCTCGCTTGCCTGACGACCTCTGTCGGTCTGGTTACCGCATGCAGCCGCTTTTTCTCCGAGCGTATTCCGGGCGCTTCCTACAAGATGATGGCCGTGATTTTGAGCGTGTTCAGTGCGGCTGTCGCTAACGTAGGGCTTACGCAACTGATTGCCATTTCCGTTCCGGTGCTGATGGCGATTTACCCGCTGGCGATCGTGCTGATGCTCGTGTCCTTTTTCCATCAATGGTTCAAAGGATACTCCGCAGTCTATCGCGGCGCTATCATCGCAACGGCGGTCATCAGCCTGCTGGATGGACTCGCGACGGCGGGCATCAAGATCGCAGCGCTCGCTCCGATCCTGGACCATTTGCCGCTGCACAAGGAAGGCATCGGCTGGCTGCTTCCGGCAATTGCTGGCGCGTTGCTCGGCTTCCTCTGGGGCAGCTTGCGCCCTGAACGAAAAGCAAAGCAGGAAGTGCTGGAGCAAAAGCTCGGCAAGGTGTAA
- a CDS encoding GNAT family N-acetyltransferase, which translates to MTLKLTGERLAIRELQRADLPFVLEVYNSNPGYNLLRHNVSTMTLSELEAEYDSTLAIPQGYWLLLAVEGTPVGVMHVVLASDSEPKSWISLLVLHASWQKKGLGKEAVKLFESFCAVHGTRHIHHGVIAHNESALRFWGRLGYEQYRQVEAPVGLLTQPVLLVAKWLDSPSEP; encoded by the coding sequence ATGACACTGAAGCTCACCGGGGAAAGGCTCGCCATCCGCGAATTGCAGCGCGCAGATCTGCCGTTTGTGCTGGAGGTGTACAACAGCAACCCCGGGTACAACCTGCTGCGCCACAACGTCAGCACCATGACTCTCAGCGAGCTGGAAGCGGAGTACGATTCGACACTTGCCATTCCCCAGGGATATTGGCTGCTTTTGGCCGTAGAAGGGACACCCGTTGGCGTGATGCACGTCGTCCTCGCAAGCGATAGCGAGCCGAAAAGCTGGATCAGCCTGCTCGTCTTGCACGCTTCCTGGCAGAAAAAAGGACTGGGTAAAGAAGCGGTGAAGCTGTTCGAGAGCTTCTGCGCCGTACACGGCACCCGGCACATCCATCATGGAGTCATCGCGCATAATGAGTCCGCTCTGCGCTTTTGGGGCAGGCTCGGCTACGAACAGTATCGCCAGGTGGAAGCGCCCGTTGGACTGCTGACGCAGCCAGTGCTTTTGGTCGCAAAATGGCTTGACTCCCCATCTGAGCCATAA
- a CDS encoding IS5 family transposase, with amino-acid sequence MYQRTESQMILPGDFFLPFGGKLAEDNRWVLLAQMIPWWKLEEKYAKNFKKSLKGQKAVSIRVALGALIIQERLGTDDRETLRQILENPYLQYFLGLPEYQYRRPFHHSLMTHFRKRLGGEILEEVNEWIALEEARKANELDASDHDDDEPGSGAAAVSDESTEPQLRQMELTNEGELLLDATCAPADIAYPTDLSLLNQAREKLEKIIDVLHEPQRGKTRKPRTYRERARKAYLAVAKQRRVKPRTMRKAIGKQLRFVSRDLRIIAELAETTSNLTRLPGRMYKELLVIQELYRQQQAMYEKRTHSVPDRIVSIAQPHVRPIVRGKARANVEFGAKLAISLVNGYAFREHLSWDSYNEGQTLQAAVERYRARFGYYPKAVLADQIYRTRENLRFCKEKGIRLSGPLLGRPSADQQEQKRLAKADAAARNAVEGKFGEGKRSYGLGRIRARLQTTSETVIGLQLLVMNLEKRLRVLFLPFLQWLWSTLSFRLPVMP; translated from the coding sequence TTGTATCAGCGAACCGAAAGCCAGATGATCCTGCCAGGCGACTTCTTCCTGCCATTCGGCGGAAAACTCGCCGAAGATAACCGTTGGGTGCTACTCGCCCAGATGATTCCGTGGTGGAAGCTCGAAGAGAAGTACGCCAAGAACTTCAAGAAGAGCCTCAAGGGTCAAAAGGCCGTATCGATCCGCGTCGCACTTGGCGCTCTCATTATCCAGGAACGGCTGGGCACCGACGACCGCGAGACGCTTCGGCAGATTCTGGAGAACCCGTATCTGCAGTACTTCCTCGGCTTGCCGGAATACCAGTACCGCCGTCCGTTTCATCATTCGCTCATGACCCACTTTCGCAAGCGGCTGGGCGGCGAGATTCTGGAGGAAGTGAATGAATGGATCGCGCTGGAAGAAGCACGCAAGGCAAACGAATTGGACGCCTCGGACCACGACGATGATGAACCCGGCAGCGGAGCTGCCGCAGTATCCGACGAGTCGACAGAACCCCAGCTTCGGCAGATGGAACTGACGAACGAGGGCGAACTGCTGCTGGACGCCACCTGCGCACCGGCGGATATCGCCTACCCGACGGATCTGTCGCTGCTGAATCAGGCCAGAGAAAAGCTGGAGAAGATCATCGACGTCCTGCATGAGCCGCAGCGCGGAAAGACTCGCAAGCCAAGAACCTACCGGGAGCGTGCCCGCAAAGCCTATCTGGCGGTAGCCAAGCAGCGGCGCGTGAAGCCGCGCACCATGCGCAAGGCCATCGGCAAACAGTTGCGGTTCGTCTCCCGCGATCTGCGTATCATCGCCGAACTTGCTGAGACGACGAGCAACCTGACGCGGCTGCCTGGCCGCATGTACAAGGAACTGCTGGTCATTCAGGAGCTCTATCGCCAGCAACAAGCGATGTACGAAAAGCGAACGCATAGCGTACCCGATCGGATCGTCAGTATCGCGCAGCCGCACGTAAGGCCGATCGTGCGCGGCAAAGCCCGCGCGAACGTCGAGTTCGGTGCGAAGCTGGCGATCAGTTTGGTGAACGGCTACGCATTCCGAGAGCATCTGTCCTGGGACAGCTACAACGAAGGCCAGACGCTGCAGGCCGCAGTGGAACGCTACCGCGCCAGGTTCGGCTATTATCCGAAAGCGGTGCTGGCCGACCAGATTTACCGCACGCGCGAGAACCTTCGCTTCTGCAAGGAGAAGGGAATCCGGCTGAGCGGCCCGCTACTGGGGCGTCCGTCCGCCGATCAGCAGGAGCAGAAGAGACTCGCCAAGGCGGATGCAGCCGCGCGCAACGCGGTGGAAGGCAAGTTCGGTGAAGGCAAGCGTAGCTACGGGCTTGGCCGTATTCGAGCGCGTCTTCAGACGACGAGCGAGACCGTGATCGGGCTGCAACTGCTAGTCATGAACCTCGAAAAGAGACTCCGGGTTCTCTTTTTGCCTTTTTTGCAATGGCTCTGGTCGACCCTCTCATTCCGCTTACCCGTGATGCCGTAA
- a CDS encoding ABC transporter permease translates to MWAICRHEYVRLFKSIKSLITIAFIVGVSYWVSDLVNRAAAFVPAQDLAQGHALGIFTLIMLLGPLFVFSLSHDVINRELAGRTMRFLVTRTSRNQIVLGKFLGVVCFWLSCLAITFGVVLVTVHTFDGKTFWQCLSLLVYCISLALLLSLVVPRPSYTMFLGIVAAMLLPGLGLWSTFSDHPAAQWIAYLTPFVFMEKGGAWIGFIWLYAALFLGASMYLFQRRDC, encoded by the coding sequence AGGCACGAATATGTTCGATTGTTTAAAAGCATCAAGTCATTGATTACGATCGCCTTTATCGTCGGCGTATCGTATTGGGTTTCCGATCTGGTCAATCGGGCGGCGGCTTTTGTCCCGGCACAGGATCTGGCGCAGGGGCACGCCCTCGGTATTTTTACACTGATTATGCTCCTGGGGCCGCTGTTCGTATTCAGCTTGTCCCATGACGTCATCAACCGCGAGCTGGCGGGGCGGACGATGCGGTTTCTCGTCACGCGCACGTCCCGGAACCAGATTGTCCTCGGGAAATTTCTCGGGGTCGTCTGCTTCTGGCTGAGCTGTCTTGCGATTACGTTCGGCGTGGTGCTGGTCACTGTCCATACGTTTGACGGCAAAACCTTTTGGCAGTGCCTGTCGCTGCTCGTCTATTGCATCTCGCTGGCGCTCTTGCTCTCGCTTGTGGTCCCTCGGCCGAGCTACACAATGTTTCTCGGCATCGTCGCCGCGATGCTTCTGCCTGGACTCGGATTGTGGAGCACCTTCTCCGACCATCCGGCCGCTCAGTGGATCGCCTATTTGACCCCGTTTGTGTTTATGGAAAAAGGCGGCGCCTGGATCGGGTTTATCTGGCTCTATGCCGCTCTGTTTCTCGGCGCTTCCATGTACTTGTTCCAAAGGAGGGATTGTTGA